One Glutamicibacter halophytocola DNA segment encodes these proteins:
- a CDS encoding MFS transporter, whose protein sequence is MASTLATNQDDQQAVRGKPKLGFLILLVLAVASANGAQLSNAILTLSLKSSVISSTAATTVLSIAVGVGSIVALVGYPLLGRLSDRTLSRHGRRKPYLLSGAVLFLVGAAATTAASSVAALAAGFSLTTLGAVCALVACTALVPDQISPEFRGSASAMLGLGAPLGALVGLFLAQLVQPNLAAMLFLPAGVAALALLLLALTISDRAIFREERPPFSLAEFAGTFWVNPLRHQGFGWAWISRLLIFFGVAAVNAYQAFYLIMVHHMDPATVGTAILVASLITTPISMIFAPLFGKLSDKTGRRKPFVLGSAVVFAVGLGLVAMATTYPMFLVAIAVVGLGQGVYFAVDYALIMEVLPDQENPAKDLGIMNLANSLPSSLVPAVAPMLLMIGASTANPQNFTALFLAGAACAVIGALAILPIKGVK, encoded by the coding sequence ATGGCATCAACACTCGCAACCAATCAGGATGATCAACAAGCAGTTCGGGGAAAACCCAAGCTCGGATTCCTGATACTTCTGGTCCTCGCCGTGGCATCGGCCAACGGAGCCCAGCTTTCGAATGCCATTCTGACGCTGTCGCTGAAGTCCAGCGTCATCAGTTCGACCGCGGCTACGACGGTTCTGTCAATTGCCGTTGGCGTCGGCAGCATCGTCGCCCTGGTGGGGTATCCCTTGCTTGGACGGCTCAGCGATCGGACGCTGAGCAGGCACGGACGGCGCAAGCCCTACTTGCTTTCCGGGGCCGTGCTGTTCCTGGTTGGCGCGGCGGCCACCACCGCGGCGTCGAGTGTCGCAGCACTGGCTGCCGGCTTTTCGCTGACGACCCTTGGCGCGGTCTGCGCGCTGGTGGCCTGCACCGCACTGGTGCCTGATCAGATCTCCCCGGAATTCAGGGGTTCGGCCTCGGCGATGCTGGGGCTAGGCGCGCCACTGGGAGCCCTAGTTGGCCTCTTCCTGGCGCAACTGGTCCAGCCAAATCTGGCCGCTATGCTCTTCCTTCCAGCAGGAGTCGCAGCACTGGCTCTGCTGTTGTTGGCCTTGACGATTTCGGACCGGGCGATCTTCCGCGAGGAGAGGCCTCCGTTCTCCTTGGCCGAGTTTGCGGGAACCTTCTGGGTCAACCCATTACGCCATCAGGGCTTTGGCTGGGCTTGGATCAGCAGATTGTTGATCTTCTTCGGCGTTGCTGCGGTCAACGCCTATCAGGCGTTCTACCTGATCATGGTGCACCATATGGATCCGGCCACCGTGGGCACAGCTATCCTTGTCGCATCGCTGATCACCACACCAATCTCGATGATCTTCGCTCCGCTCTTTGGCAAGCTGTCCGATAAGACTGGGAGGCGCAAGCCGTTTGTTCTGGGTTCCGCCGTGGTATTCGCTGTCGGCCTTGGCCTCGTGGCCATGGCCACGACCTATCCGATGTTCCTCGTCGCGATTGCTGTTGTCGGCTTGGGACAGGGGGTCTACTTCGCCGTGGACTACGCCTTGATCATGGAAGTCCTGCCAGACCAGGAAAACCCGGCCAAGGACCTGGGGATCATGAACTTGGCCAACTCGCTGCCATCGTCGCTGGTTCCAGCTGTCGCTCCGATGCTCCTGATGATCGGTGCCAGCACCGCTAACCCGCAAAACTTCACGGCGCTCTTCCTGGCCGGTGCGGCCTGCGCTGTCATCGGGGCCTTGGCAATACTTCCTATCAAAGGGGTGAAATAG
- a CDS encoding TetR/AcrR family transcriptional regulator has product MARSKRGSYTVGIERRERILAAASERFSSSGYSRTSLAEIARDVGITTPGLTHHFPTKQHLLLAIAERRFDISQSIAEAATGELDGTRTLRLLLSLSELFAAQPGLIELFVLISAEAADPSNPAHALFQDRYTRIANEIAEFFLAEVHRGALREDLDYHALARECIAVSDGLQLQFVLSEGTLDLVGQSRAYLERLAQAILRTPRGASLA; this is encoded by the coding sequence ATGGCACGAAGCAAACGCGGCAGCTACACCGTTGGCATTGAACGGCGTGAGCGCATTTTGGCAGCAGCGTCTGAAAGGTTCAGCTCTTCAGGCTATTCACGCACTTCACTAGCTGAAATAGCGCGCGATGTAGGCATCACGACGCCTGGCTTGACCCATCATTTCCCGACCAAGCAGCACTTGCTGCTGGCCATTGCCGAACGCCGTTTTGACATCTCCCAGAGCATTGCCGAAGCCGCCACCGGAGAGCTCGACGGGACGCGAACGCTGAGGCTCTTGCTGAGCCTGAGCGAACTCTTTGCGGCGCAGCCAGGACTGATAGAGCTCTTCGTCTTGATATCCGCCGAGGCTGCTGATCCGAGCAACCCGGCCCACGCGCTTTTCCAAGACAGATACACCCGAATCGCCAATGAAATCGCGGAATTCTTCTTGGCCGAGGTCCACAGGGGTGCGCTGCGCGAGGACCTGGATTACCACGCCCTCGCACGCGAATGCATTGCGGTCAGCGATGGACTGCAGCTGCAGTTTGTCCTTTCAGAAGGAACATTGGATTTGGTGGGCCAGTCGCGGGCCTACCTTGAACGGCTGGCTCAGGCCATATTGCGCACACCCCGAGGGGCTTCACTGGCCTGA
- a CDS encoding cupin domain-containing protein: MTEIDLERIHALAPVINALPGEPVPYYVASGEGERHEVGGQLVTVVARTQDTGGLFEAAFILGPAGAQGAGSALDAVQRSFFVVDGSVQATIAGRTRILVQGDSFHVAPGETLEYRLLSHMTRIFLFSAPGGALADLLGGGSRTEKHLFTMDSLSAADLQFPPGVEAAGSLELPQGSGGYFLSAGGGEHRAWPDALNSYLARPSNTGGRYFAVNTLAAVQPYIIRHFHRLHTENFVCLSGRVWLWVNGQEVLLTAGDFLHAPAGTIHSFAIGAHNTQMLGLLTGGVFEKFFDVTSEPTNAPVYSEGLVDPSTVIAGIQANPDLDLQVVGPPPERTLAPGL; this comes from the coding sequence ATGACCGAGATCGACCTGGAGCGCATTCACGCGCTCGCCCCGGTGATCAATGCCCTGCCCGGCGAACCAGTGCCATATTATGTGGCTTCGGGCGAAGGCGAACGCCATGAGGTTGGCGGCCAGCTCGTGACCGTGGTTGCCCGAACCCAGGACACTGGAGGGCTCTTCGAAGCGGCCTTCATCCTGGGGCCCGCTGGCGCACAGGGTGCTGGTTCCGCGCTGGACGCCGTGCAGCGTTCCTTCTTTGTTGTTGACGGAAGCGTGCAAGCCACCATTGCCGGACGCACCCGCATCCTGGTGCAAGGAGATTCATTCCATGTGGCTCCGGGCGAAACCCTGGAGTATCGGCTGTTGAGCCACATGACGCGGATCTTCCTGTTCAGCGCACCCGGTGGCGCGCTCGCCGACCTGTTGGGTGGCGGCTCGCGCACCGAGAAGCATCTGTTCACCATGGATTCCCTCAGCGCGGCGGACCTGCAGTTCCCGCCAGGTGTGGAGGCTGCCGGCTCGCTGGAGCTGCCACAGGGCAGCGGCGGATATTTCCTCAGCGCCGGGGGTGGCGAGCATCGGGCCTGGCCCGATGCCTTGAACAGCTATCTGGCCCGGCCGTCCAACACCGGTGGACGCTACTTCGCGGTGAATACGCTGGCCGCGGTGCAGCCCTACATCATCCGCCACTTCCACCGGCTGCATACCGAAAACTTCGTTTGCCTTTCCGGACGGGTGTGGCTGTGGGTCAATGGCCAGGAAGTGCTCTTGACCGCTGGCGATTTCCTGCACGCGCCGGCCGGGACGATCCACAGTTTTGCCATCGGCGCGCACAATACCCAGATGCTCGGGCTGCTCACCGGCGGGGTGTTCGAGAAGTTCTTCGATGTAACCTCCGAGCCGACCAATGCCCCGGTGTATTCCGAAGGGCTGGTCGACCCCTCGACCGTGATCGCGGGAATCCAGGCCAACCCGGATCTGGACCTGCAGGTCGTTGGCCCGCCGCCAGAGCGCACACTCGCACCGGGGCTTTAG
- a CDS encoding alpha/beta hydrolase, protein MTSHSSSYPVRSEFALEYACGNGATQLLDLHIPLTDAGPVPVVVWLHGGGWFTGDRTLAPDLAAIASRTGIAFASIDYRLSGEAAFPAQLDDVIAAIRHLRTQGAQWGIDGQRIGLWGASAGGHLAALASLEASSTAAGAPEDARVSCVVACYPPVDLELIIAQRPAGWSWDQTPEGRLLALDPQTEAGSRKARAANPLNHVSDQAPPFLLCHGTSDALVPPIHSGMLYQRLKSHSIHAQLYLLEGYRHGFINPPGRLDVELAAVMDDGRLETEVRAVAELRDTSHPEPRATSFGFDAIENFLSTYLAACPPHPSTDQGDVSP, encoded by the coding sequence ATGACCTCCCACTCATCGAGCTATCCGGTACGCAGCGAATTTGCGTTGGAATACGCCTGCGGCAACGGCGCCACGCAGCTGCTCGACCTGCATATTCCCTTGACCGATGCCGGTCCCGTTCCGGTGGTGGTATGGCTGCACGGGGGCGGCTGGTTTACCGGCGACCGCACCCTGGCCCCCGATCTGGCGGCTATCGCCAGCCGTACCGGCATCGCCTTCGCGTCCATTGACTACCGGCTCTCGGGCGAGGCGGCCTTCCCCGCCCAGCTCGATGATGTGATCGCTGCGATCCGCCACCTGCGCACGCAGGGTGCGCAGTGGGGGATTGATGGCCAGCGCATCGGGTTGTGGGGTGCTTCGGCCGGCGGCCATCTGGCCGCCCTGGCCTCATTGGAGGCCTCCTCGACCGCTGCCGGCGCGCCAGAAGATGCCCGGGTCAGTTGTGTGGTGGCCTGCTACCCGCCGGTTGACCTTGAGCTGATCATTGCCCAGCGGCCAGCCGGGTGGTCCTGGGACCAGACTCCTGAGGGACGGTTGCTGGCACTGGATCCCCAGACCGAAGCAGGCTCCAGGAAGGCCCGCGCCGCCAACCCGCTGAACCATGTCTCGGACCAGGCGCCACCCTTCCTTCTTTGCCACGGCACCTCCGATGCGCTGGTTCCGCCAATCCACTCGGGAATGCTTTATCAGCGCCTGAAATCCCATTCAATTCATGCGCAGCTGTATTTGCTGGAAGGCTACCGCCACGGATTCATCAACCCTCCGGGACGACTGGATGTCGAATTGGCCGCCGTCATGGACGACGGCCGGCTGGAAACCGAGGTTCGTGCCGTGGCCGAGCTCAGGGACACCAGTCATCCAGAGCCCCGGGCAACCTCGTTCGGATTCGATGCCATCGAGAATTTCCTGTCTACATACCTGGCGGCTTGCCCGCCGCATCCGTCCACTGACCAAGGAGATGTTTCACCATGA
- a CDS encoding LysR family transcriptional regulator: MDLTLHQLRCFIAVADTLHFARAAQLLHVSPSTLSGQISTLERQLDRKLFERSPRAVLLTSHGQELVPLAREALDAAERIALWSRAPKDQVVQIGTPASSAGLRAILQAAAAQLPRVDLRLRPSGFTGGLRALSTRQVDCALLFDLDPNAQYAGVQTAFLWSEELVVALPEGHRCASQDRVDIADLLGETLIGPAVDESADETPRPGWYETIDPLLPLRCSVKSLVDSADEAMELVAAGIGLNIAGSSVISSYTRPGVRFVPLETGHRVSVLLATRDEQPASEVAAFLEVAARTVA, translated from the coding sequence GTGGACCTAACCCTGCACCAATTGCGCTGTTTCATCGCGGTGGCCGATACCCTGCATTTCGCCCGTGCCGCGCAGCTCTTGCACGTGAGCCCCTCCACGCTCAGCGGGCAGATTTCCACGTTGGAACGCCAGCTGGACCGCAAGCTCTTTGAACGCAGCCCCCGGGCGGTGCTGCTGACCAGCCATGGACAGGAACTGGTGCCGCTGGCCCGCGAGGCCCTGGATGCCGCTGAACGCATTGCCCTCTGGTCCCGGGCGCCGAAGGATCAGGTGGTGCAGATCGGCACCCCGGCCTCCAGCGCGGGTTTGCGTGCCATCCTGCAAGCTGCCGCCGCTCAGCTGCCCCGGGTGGACTTGAGATTGCGGCCCAGCGGCTTCACTGGAGGATTGCGCGCGCTCAGCACCCGGCAAGTGGACTGCGCACTGCTCTTCGATCTGGATCCCAATGCGCAGTACGCAGGAGTGCAAACCGCATTCCTGTGGTCCGAGGAGCTGGTCGTGGCCCTTCCCGAAGGGCATCGGTGCGCCAGCCAGGACCGGGTGGACATTGCGGATCTGTTAGGCGAGACGCTGATTGGCCCAGCCGTTGACGAATCGGCAGATGAAACGCCCCGGCCCGGCTGGTACGAGACCATAGATCCCTTGCTGCCACTGCGCTGCTCCGTCAAGTCGCTGGTGGACTCGGCGGATGAGGCCATGGAACTGGTGGCGGCAGGCATCGGGTTGAACATCGCCGGCTCCTCGGTCATTTCCTCGTATACCCGTCCCGGGGTGCGTTTCGTCCCGCTGGAAACCGGGCACCGGGTCTCGGTCCTGCTCGCCACCCGCGACGAGCAGCCCGCGTCCGAGGTTGCGGCCTTCCTGGAGGTTGCCGCGAGGACCGTGGCTTAG
- a CDS encoding MFS transporter has translation MSSNTDTAERRIYIYIAAISAVLNAVLLVAPVLASKLSAQLGLEPAQVGLIASVELGCFSLATVPAFLWLRRVNIRTLTFWCLAVVAAGNVASAVAGSFAMLLGIRALTSFAAGSVIVVILSLSAKAANPSRAYGLFVVSQLAMGAVILFLFPLIYAQRPVAAVYLTLAVLATLCLGCIACVKGDELQAAASDQPAARARLLPLGCALLAVLCFYVALGGVWTFTAQIAIGSGITLDSASSLIGIATIFGVLSSLSSTLVGEHRFGKYFVLAGFAVMAVSIACLFGTPGLLRFVAAAVLFKIAWSWLLPFLLAEVSRVGGAQVMNAANLVIGGGLAIGPLLAGSLIQATGGFATMLGVALVILGVAVISSVVVFRASDARAAALEESESRPVGPMAS, from the coding sequence ATGTCCTCCAACACTGACACCGCAGAACGCAGGATCTACATCTATATCGCCGCCATTTCCGCCGTGCTCAACGCGGTGCTGCTGGTGGCCCCGGTGCTGGCTTCGAAGCTCAGCGCCCAGCTGGGCCTGGAACCAGCGCAGGTGGGCCTGATCGCCTCCGTGGAACTCGGCTGCTTCTCGCTGGCCACGGTGCCCGCCTTCCTCTGGTTGCGCCGGGTCAATATCCGCACGCTGACCTTTTGGTGCCTGGCCGTTGTGGCCGCCGGGAACGTGGCCTCGGCCGTGGCCGGCAGCTTCGCCATGCTCCTGGGCATTCGGGCCCTCACTTCCTTTGCCGCCGGATCGGTGATCGTGGTGATCCTGTCGCTCAGCGCCAAGGCAGCCAATCCCTCCCGGGCCTACGGGCTGTTCGTGGTCAGCCAGCTGGCCATGGGCGCGGTGATCCTGTTCCTGTTCCCGCTGATCTACGCGCAACGCCCGGTGGCCGCGGTCTACCTGACCCTGGCGGTGCTGGCCACCCTGTGCCTGGGCTGCATCGCCTGTGTGAAGGGCGATGAATTACAGGCAGCGGCCAGCGATCAGCCAGCGGCCAGGGCCCGGTTGCTGCCCTTGGGCTGCGCGCTGCTGGCGGTGCTCTGCTTTTACGTGGCCTTGGGCGGCGTATGGACCTTCACGGCGCAGATCGCGATCGGTTCGGGGATCACGCTGGATTCCGCGTCGAGCCTGATCGGCATCGCCACGATCTTCGGGGTGCTCTCCTCCTTGTCCAGCACGCTGGTGGGCGAGCACCGATTCGGCAAATACTTTGTCCTGGCCGGATTCGCAGTCATGGCGGTTTCCATCGCCTGCCTCTTCGGCACTCCGGGACTGCTGCGCTTCGTGGCCGCCGCGGTGCTCTTCAAGATCGCCTGGAGCTGGCTGCTTCCGTTCCTGCTCGCCGAGGTCTCCCGAGTGGGCGGAGCCCAAGTGATGAATGCGGCCAATCTGGTGATCGGCGGTGGCCTGGCCATCGGCCCGCTGTTGGCCGGAAGCTTGATCCAGGCCACTGGGGGCTTCGCCACCATGCTCGGCGTTGCCCTGGTGATCCTGGGTGTGGCCGTCATCAGCTCCGTGGTGGTCTTCCGCGCATCGGACGCGAGGGCAGCCGCACTGGAAGAATCCGAGTCCCGCCCGGTGGGGCCGATGGCGTCCTAA
- a CDS encoding amidohydrolase, protein MSEHILVYTNATIHTMDANLTTVDAFAVSGGRIAALGDAARDLLAAGAQEVDLGGRTVLPGLIDAHIHHAQGGKKELFDFCIPPTASLGGILSEIAKEAAELPRGAWLTGGSVGSGLIDQVNTAQALARLDEASAGHPVLLTDDSLHNRWANSLALELAGISRDTPDPAGGQICRDAQGNRTGWLVEAAGMMAEKAKERLDPFELDKLIESSARGVAECNAFGITGFQDAATSMQIMQAVHRLDTAGQLNAWVVSSTPVEEFIFGYEPVGQPVIESMPDTASEHHRPTYIKIFLDGVPPTRTAAFLDPYKGTTESDPCSHGRMTMSQDKLAGWLLRTAQLGIGAKIHCTGDASVRAVLDAVAQVRAAGFTGVGYQVAHGQFIHPDDLPRFAELEVSADISPAIWYPGVITETFHEVLDEPQASRVQPNRLLLEHGARIAAGSDWPVAPSPNPWPAIYGLVTRKDPSGSFPGALWEEQAMTIAEALTAYTRAAAEACGLADVTGSLETGKSADFTVLPIDPMAVPVQQLVDLRPESTYFAGRRVYAAQTSSARG, encoded by the coding sequence ATGAGCGAACATATCCTCGTCTACACCAATGCCACGATCCACACCATGGACGCCAACCTCACCACCGTGGATGCCTTTGCGGTGTCCGGCGGCCGGATCGCAGCCCTTGGCGATGCCGCCCGCGACCTGCTGGCCGCCGGAGCCCAGGAGGTGGATCTGGGTGGCCGCACCGTCCTGCCCGGGCTGATCGACGCCCATATCCACCACGCGCAAGGCGGCAAGAAGGAGCTCTTCGACTTCTGCATCCCGCCCACCGCCAGCTTGGGCGGGATCCTGAGCGAGATCGCAAAAGAGGCCGCCGAATTGCCCCGGGGCGCCTGGCTCACCGGCGGTTCGGTGGGGTCCGGGCTCATCGACCAGGTGAACACCGCGCAGGCCCTTGCCCGGCTGGATGAAGCCAGCGCTGGGCATCCGGTCCTGCTCACCGATGACTCGCTGCACAACCGCTGGGCCAATTCCCTGGCACTCGAGCTGGCAGGAATCTCACGGGATACGCCGGACCCGGCTGGCGGCCAGATTTGCCGCGACGCGCAGGGCAATCGTACGGGGTGGCTGGTGGAAGCAGCGGGCATGATGGCCGAAAAGGCCAAGGAACGCCTGGATCCCTTCGAGCTGGACAAGCTCATCGAGTCCAGCGCCCGCGGCGTGGCCGAATGCAACGCCTTCGGCATCACCGGATTCCAGGATGCGGCGACATCGATGCAGATCATGCAGGCGGTCCACCGGCTCGATACGGCCGGACAGCTCAATGCCTGGGTGGTTTCCTCCACACCCGTCGAAGAGTTCATCTTCGGCTACGAGCCAGTGGGCCAACCAGTTATCGAGTCCATGCCGGATACCGCCAGCGAACACCACCGGCCCACCTATATCAAGATCTTCCTCGACGGGGTGCCGCCCACGCGCACCGCCGCCTTCCTGGACCCCTACAAGGGCACGACCGAGTCCGACCCCTGTTCTCACGGCAGGATGACCATGAGCCAGGACAAGCTGGCCGGCTGGCTGCTGCGTACCGCGCAGCTGGGGATCGGCGCGAAAATCCACTGCACCGGAGATGCTTCGGTGCGCGCGGTGCTCGACGCCGTCGCCCAGGTGCGGGCCGCCGGATTCACCGGGGTCGGATACCAGGTGGCCCATGGGCAGTTCATCCACCCCGACGACCTGCCACGCTTCGCCGAGCTGGAAGTATCGGCCGATATCTCCCCGGCCATCTGGTATCCGGGAGTCATCACCGAAACCTTCCACGAGGTCCTCGATGAGCCCCAGGCTTCCCGGGTGCAGCCCAACCGCCTGCTGCTCGAGCACGGGGCGCGCATCGCCGCCGGCAGCGACTGGCCGGTGGCGCCGAGCCCCAACCCCTGGCCGGCCATCTATGGCTTGGTTACCCGCAAGGATCCCAGCGGTTCCTTCCCCGGAGCGTTGTGGGAGGAGCAGGCGATGACTATCGCCGAGGCGCTGACCGCCTACACCCGGGCGGCCGCGGAGGCCTGTGGCCTGGCCGATGTCACCGGAAGCCTCGAAACCGGCAAGTCCGCCGACTTCACGGTGCTGCCCATCGACCCGATGGCCGTCCCGGTCCAGCAGCTCGTCGACTTGCGCCCCGAGTCCACCTACTTCGCCGGACGCCGCGTCTATGCGGCGCAAACCTCTTCAGCACGCGGCTAG